A genomic region of Acidimicrobiia bacterium contains the following coding sequences:
- a CDS encoding 1-acyl-sn-glycerol-3-phosphate acyltransferase, with translation MADIQESRSERFRRRIVTIPRSVLLFVVLTVAAPAVAALAALVDAIRFALFGKPAMALRMVAFAWVYLAAELWGITRFFGQWVAAGFGARQRWMVDRGWAVQCQWASTLLGAVQRLFDLDLRVVGLENAAPGPIIAMFRHASIIDNLLPAVLLTDQAGIKLRWIIKKELLGQPALDVGGNRLPNYFVDRDSKDPRGELRRIKAMTVGLREDEGVLIFPEGTRFSEERRARALERLAASDPAMHAAASRLRNVMPPRLGGVLTLLDSGADVVVCAHEGLGGFATLRDIWSGSLVGRTVRIELWRIAASDIPKARQERVAWLLETWQHVDDWIESAGDPPGA, from the coding sequence ATGGCCGACATCCAAGAATCTCGCTCCGAGCGCTTCAGGCGGAGGATCGTCACCATCCCGCGATCCGTCCTGCTCTTCGTGGTGCTCACCGTTGCTGCTCCCGCGGTGGCCGCCCTCGCCGCCCTCGTCGACGCCATCCGGTTCGCTCTCTTCGGCAAGCCGGCGATGGCGCTGCGAATGGTGGCGTTCGCCTGGGTCTACCTGGCCGCCGAGCTGTGGGGCATCACCCGGTTCTTCGGCCAGTGGGTGGCGGCAGGGTTCGGAGCCAGGCAGCGATGGATGGTCGATCGTGGCTGGGCCGTCCAATGCCAATGGGCGAGCACCCTGCTCGGAGCCGTGCAGCGTCTGTTCGACCTCGACCTGCGGGTCGTTGGGCTCGAGAATGCCGCCCCCGGCCCGATCATCGCCATGTTCCGTCACGCCAGCATCATCGACAACCTCCTTCCCGCCGTCTTGCTCACGGACCAGGCGGGCATCAAGCTGCGATGGATCATCAAGAAGGAGCTACTCGGGCAGCCGGCGTTGGACGTCGGCGGCAACCGCCTCCCGAACTACTTCGTCGACAGGGACTCCAAGGATCCGAGAGGCGAGCTGAGACGCATCAAGGCGATGACCGTCGGGCTGCGAGAGGACGAAGGGGTGCTGATCTTCCCGGAAGGCACCCGGTTCTCCGAGGAGCGCAGGGCCAGGGCGCTCGAGCGCCTCGCCGCATCCGACCCCGCGATGCACGCGGCGGCCTCGCGGCTTCGCAACGTGATGCCACCGCGTCTCGGCGGCGTCCTCACGCTGCTCGACTCCGGTGCGGATGTCGTTGTCTGCGCCCACGAGGGTCTCGGTGGGTTCGCGACCCTGCGGGACATCTGGTCGGGGAGCCTCGTCGGGCGCACGGTGCGCATCGAGTTGTGGCGAATCGCCGCTTCCGACATCCCGAAGGCGCGCCAGGAGCGCGTCGCCTGGCTGCTGGAGACGTGGCAGCACGTCGACGATTGGATCGAGTCCGCCGGGGACCCGCCGGGTGCGTGA
- a CDS encoding DUF4097 family beta strand repeat-containing protein, with amino-acid sequence MTDQRQELVVDGPAVLDVTTYSGDIVLSDGQEGVLTVRVSGNGADRFTIEQRGNVVAVAPDGDGRGLGRRTSAGVTAEVPRRTEVELRSSSGNVIVQTTVGSAKIQVASGDVKMRQTTGDVSVKSASGDLYLGSIGGALRAQSASGDVRADDVGGDCMALVASGDIFIGSVAGRIDVKTASGDATFRDVQGDDFVAKTLSGNVRIGVPGRRIVEVDLHALSGSIKSNLTERDSGAADKTLTITVNTVSGDVYLLDA; translated from the coding sequence ATGACGGACCAGCGACAGGAGCTCGTGGTCGACGGCCCCGCCGTGCTCGACGTCACGACGTACTCGGGGGACATCGTTCTGTCCGACGGCCAAGAAGGCGTCCTGACGGTCCGCGTCTCGGGTAACGGCGCCGATCGCTTCACGATCGAGCAGCGAGGTAACGTCGTCGCCGTCGCACCCGACGGCGACGGAAGGGGCTTGGGGAGGCGAACCTCAGCGGGCGTGACGGCCGAGGTGCCGCGCCGAACCGAGGTCGAACTGCGGTCTTCGTCGGGCAACGTGATCGTGCAGACGACGGTCGGCAGCGCCAAGATCCAGGTCGCGAGCGGCGACGTCAAGATGCGCCAAACGACGGGTGACGTGTCCGTCAAGTCGGCGTCGGGCGATCTCTACCTCGGTTCCATCGGCGGAGCATTACGGGCCCAGTCGGCCTCGGGGGACGTTCGCGCCGACGACGTCGGCGGCGATTGCATGGCGCTCGTCGCCAGTGGGGACATCTTCATCGGATCCGTCGCCGGGCGGATCGACGTGAAGACTGCCAGCGGCGACGCCACGTTCCGGGACGTGCAGGGCGACGACTTCGTCGCCAAGACTCTCTCAGGCAACGTTCGCATCGGAGTACCGGGGCGACGCATCGTCGAGGTCGATCTCCACGCACTGTCCGGGTCGATCAAGAGCAACCTGACGGAGCGCGACTCCGGCGCCGCAGACAAGACCCTGACGATCACTGTGAACACGGTGTCCGGCGACGTCTATCTGCTCGACGCCTGA
- a CDS encoding DUF3152 domain-containing protein has product MHHARRALVLTVVMAAVALVGAPASAIGGSAIPVGYALCSAEGDATGFVWYADDVSLGTTRQRFLVHDGVVYPARVDDCAAAVACLELEPAASGKLATIVGTSAADVLLGTPGPDLIVGGAGDDEIDGRGGGDLVCGEGGDDRLRGGGGPDVLFGGYGDDVMFGEAGADVIFGGDGLDAAFGGGGDDVVRGSAGSDALYGGSGDDLVRGGGGADACFGQAGHDRSTSCRVRRQGSVAYGRAPYVGFEVVVDDGVDVPVELMAGWVDRTLGDARSWVAEGDVGLKRLREGGAMTIILATPSTVDRLCAPLDTGGYYSCRNGRWVAINIDRWQTATSWWTAGLTVYRQYVVNHEVGHFLGHGHVSCPGAGRIAPVMMQQTKGLDGCIANGWPYP; this is encoded by the coding sequence GTGCATCACGCGAGACGTGCGCTGGTCTTGACCGTGGTGATGGCGGCCGTTGCGCTGGTGGGGGCGCCCGCGTCGGCCATCGGAGGCTCGGCCATCCCTGTCGGCTATGCCCTGTGCTCCGCTGAGGGTGACGCAACGGGTTTCGTCTGGTACGCCGACGACGTGAGCCTCGGCACGACGCGTCAGCGGTTCCTCGTCCACGATGGCGTCGTGTATCCCGCCCGCGTCGACGATTGCGCGGCGGCAGTCGCCTGCCTCGAGCTCGAGCCGGCGGCGAGTGGCAAGCTGGCGACGATCGTTGGGACGAGTGCTGCGGATGTGTTGCTCGGAACGCCGGGCCCAGACCTGATCGTGGGCGGCGCCGGAGACGACGAGATCGACGGGAGGGGCGGCGGCGACCTCGTCTGTGGAGAGGGCGGGGACGATCGCTTGCGAGGGGGCGGGGGTCCTGATGTGCTCTTCGGCGGCTATGGCGACGACGTCATGTTCGGCGAAGCGGGCGCAGACGTCATCTTCGGCGGAGACGGGCTCGACGCAGCCTTCGGGGGAGGTGGCGACGATGTCGTGCGCGGGTCGGCGGGCAGCGATGCCCTCTACGGCGGATCGGGCGACGACCTGGTCCGCGGAGGAGGCGGGGCAGACGCCTGCTTCGGGCAGGCGGGCCACGACCGCTCGACGAGCTGCCGGGTGCGCCGGCAGGGGTCCGTGGCCTACGGCCGGGCGCCGTACGTCGGGTTCGAGGTCGTCGTCGACGACGGTGTCGACGTCCCCGTGGAGCTCATGGCGGGCTGGGTCGATCGCACGCTCGGGGACGCCAGGAGCTGGGTCGCAGAGGGCGACGTCGGGTTGAAGCGGCTCCGGGAAGGGGGCGCCATGACCATCATCCTGGCGACCCCCTCGACCGTCGATCGGCTGTGCGCGCCGCTCGACACGGGCGGCTACTACTCGTGCCGCAACGGCCGCTGGGTCGCGATCAACATCGACCGCTGGCAGACGGCGACGAGTTGGTGGACCGCAGGCCTGACGGTGTACAGGCAGTACGTGGTCAACCACGAGGTCGGGCACTTCCTTGGGCACGGGCACGTGTCGTGCCCGGGCGCCGGCCGCATCGCCCCCGTGATGATGCAACAGACGAAAGGCCTCGACGGCTGCATCGCCAACGGATGGCCCTATCCGTGA
- a CDS encoding GDSL-type esterase/lipase family protein — protein MRGAGSMLGEILYAAHRPDLPSLENQDPSVEVGAHDAPSIDIVVLGDSSVTAPGVEPLDAAWPRRVANHLADRYRVRLRSVAVGGAKVSDVLRDQLSAALAAPADIALVSVGANDALRGTTIAVYERDLDDVVRRLAARVSAVGLCGVGDIGTIPRLPTFVRSIGTVRARAFDRAIARVAARNPGVLKSTTWGPLWERFDRGDPEIFAADQFHASGEGHAVFAASIIPVVDRLVASLEPELSARRERRESST, from the coding sequence TTGCGCGGCGCAGGCTCGATGCTCGGCGAGATCCTGTACGCGGCGCACAGGCCCGACCTGCCGAGCCTCGAGAACCAGGATCCGAGCGTCGAGGTCGGCGCCCACGATGCACCGTCGATCGACATCGTCGTCCTCGGCGACAGCTCGGTGACCGCGCCGGGGGTCGAGCCGCTCGACGCCGCCTGGCCCCGCAGGGTCGCCAACCATCTCGCAGACCGATACCGCGTCCGACTCCGCAGTGTCGCAGTCGGAGGGGCGAAGGTGTCCGACGTGCTGCGCGACCAGCTGTCGGCGGCTTTGGCAGCACCCGCCGACATCGCACTCGTATCGGTGGGTGCCAACGACGCGTTGCGCGGCACGACGATCGCCGTCTACGAGCGCGACCTCGACGACGTGGTGAGGCGCCTGGCCGCCCGGGTCTCCGCGGTGGGGCTGTGCGGCGTCGGAGACATCGGCACCATCCCGCGCCTACCGACCTTCGTCCGATCGATCGGCACGGTGCGAGCCCGGGCCTTCGACCGGGCGATCGCCAGGGTGGCCGCCCGTAATCCCGGCGTGCTGAAGAGCACGACGTGGGGACCGTTGTGGGAGCGGTTCGACCGTGGCGACCCCGAGATCTTCGCCGCCGATCAGTTCCACGCCAGCGGCGAAGGCCACGCCGTCTTCGCCGCTTCGATCATTCCGGTGGTCGATCGCCTCGTGGCGTCACTGGAGCCCGAACTGAGCGCCCGGCGAGAACGTCGCGAATCATCGACGTGA
- the ychF gene encoding redox-regulated ATPase YchF, producing the protein MGITCGIVGLPNVGKSTLFNALTSAGVTAENYPFATIEPNVGIAVVPDGRLAAIAAIVHPRSIVPTAIEFTDIAGLVSGASTGEGLGNQFLAHIREVDAVAHVVRCFHDPDVVHLGGKVDPIGDIETIATELALADLATVEKALDRLARRARAGDTAAAKAVGVLQRAHAHLGDGKPVRSLTLGPADGVVLAELHLLTLKPTLYVANVDDDATDDDPLAGAVAERAAAEGAEVVVIAAGIEAELADLDGADRDELLGDLGWDEPGLDRVVRAAYRLLGLRTFFTAGEKEVRAWTVHAGATAVDAAGSIHTDFAKGFIRAEVVAYDDFIAFGGEAGAKEAGRWRLEGKDYVVAEGDVVHFRFNV; encoded by the coding sequence ATGGGCATCACGTGCGGCATCGTCGGTCTCCCCAACGTCGGCAAGTCGACGTTGTTCAACGCGCTCACATCGGCGGGCGTCACCGCCGAGAACTACCCGTTCGCGACCATCGAGCCCAACGTCGGGATCGCCGTCGTGCCGGACGGTCGCCTGGCGGCGATCGCCGCCATCGTGCATCCCCGGTCGATCGTCCCGACGGCCATCGAGTTCACCGACATCGCCGGCCTCGTCTCGGGAGCTTCCACCGGTGAGGGTCTCGGCAACCAGTTCCTCGCCCACATCAGAGAGGTGGACGCCGTCGCCCACGTCGTGAGGTGTTTCCACGACCCGGACGTCGTCCACCTGGGAGGGAAGGTCGACCCGATCGGCGACATCGAGACCATCGCCACGGAGCTGGCACTCGCCGACCTCGCCACGGTCGAGAAGGCGCTCGACCGATTGGCGCGGCGCGCCAGGGCAGGGGACACCGCCGCCGCCAAGGCGGTGGGGGTACTGCAGCGAGCCCATGCCCACCTGGGCGACGGGAAGCCGGTTCGCTCGCTCACCCTCGGGCCGGCCGATGGCGTCGTGCTCGCCGAGCTCCACCTCCTCACCCTCAAGCCGACCCTCTACGTCGCCAATGTCGACGACGACGCGACGGACGATGACCCGCTCGCCGGCGCGGTGGCGGAGCGTGCCGCTGCCGAGGGCGCAGAAGTAGTGGTGATCGCTGCGGGGATCGAAGCGGAGCTGGCCGACCTCGACGGCGCAGACCGCGACGAGCTGCTCGGCGACCTCGGGTGGGACGAGCCGGGCCTCGACCGGGTTGTCCGCGCCGCTTACCGGCTGCTGGGACTGCGGACCTTTTTCACCGCCGGGGAGAAGGAGGTCCGGGCGTGGACGGTTCACGCCGGGGCGACCGCCGTCGACGCAGCCGGATCCATCCACACCGACTTCGCCAAGGGGTTCATCAGGGCCGAGGTGGTCGCATACGACGACTTCATCGCGTTCGGCGGGGAGGCGGGTGCCAAGGAAGCCGGTCGGTGGCGCCTCGAAGGGAAGGACTACGTCGTCGCCGAGGGCGACGTCGTCCACTTCCGCTTCAATGTCTGA
- a CDS encoding carboxypeptidase regulatory-like domain-containing protein, which yields MRKLALLFVVALTLAATVTPVIALADDEFTVMSTDSTGPFETASSDVAKGPRWVVEFEDSADLTPTSRIADRVDRITAVRARLVRVAERSQATVIDALRGAGAEFEGFWLRNELVFEGTRALADSIAGIDGVARVRHERLYPRLRPVAISKAAATPEWGIEKIGADEAWAEGILGQGVVVGGIDGGVEHTHSALVDNYRGNLGGGTFDHNYNWWDPTGLCGPVPCPDPDGHGTHTMGTAVGGDGPGPYVMDVGVAPGATWIAAKGCEDFSCSESALLSSGQFMLAPTDLTGANPDPSRAPNIVNNSWSGGPGDPFYQDIVDAWVAAGIVPVFASGNPGPDCEQGGSPGDYNNVVSAGATDIDDLIADFSGRGPSAFGKVNPNVTAPGVDVVSSVPGDGFASFSGTSMAAPHTTGTLALIMSANPTLKADTATAIDILESTAHDILDDTCGGDPSGDPNNVYGDGRIDAALASLVARDGGTLTGTVTDSATSQPIEHATITIDDGSLVSGLPTDEDGRFTVLLPEGTYDLTVEAFGYLSATVTGVAVVKDETTTVDVALDAAPRFTVSGTVTRRGGAPLAGIDVSVTGTPLDPVVTDSGGSFSFELPAGSYEIVAHVIGCDAADPATVDVAGPGTPPVSIVVQPKLDLFGHGCEEIAFQWVDAQNQTALFGDDSFGRLRLPFEVEYYGQTYDTLYVDTNGYVALLNPFFSDFFHRPIPDGFDPSAAAYVLWTDLLIDGDASIDYQFLTSGDVDGVVVEWENVSLLSGEGPGSFEIKLWENGVIDMLYGDGVDVLGNGSNATIGIEDDTSTDALEYSFNSASVSPGMALRYRVVTDAKLVGTVTNVNNGKPVAGASITTNPGGRHTTTEANGTYELNMLSGDYTVDASAPLYGTASAAVTLPPDSVVDVSFELDAARARIRPRSIEATAGPNERVKAKVRVKNTGTLPLDWTATDSADPAGSRLARLLSSGIRVSPVQWGRSNLRPSGPLPKLDTTGMVRTIIAEDPAGDALEPPDVTLLDAAFTDTDIVMTMQMVDPVGEFAGYVLIDADQDPTTGVPGEEFFGLPEQEIGAEYLIDLFAVGEGVVFLVDLITFELIAEGPANVDGTTVEFAVPTGAFVAPTGTMNVAGVIGNFFGPTDWIPDVGNAQLPLAGFDAKWIKVKPAAGSVAVGERQKVKVILKSKTLSPGEYHGIVTFRSNDPFKSRIELRVTFVVTGPAPVADPGR from the coding sequence ATGCGCAAGCTCGCGCTGCTGTTCGTCGTCGCACTCACCTTGGCCGCGACGGTCACTCCGGTCATCGCACTGGCGGACGACGAGTTCACCGTCATGTCGACAGACTCGACCGGCCCATTCGAGACCGCTTCGTCCGACGTCGCCAAGGGCCCACGCTGGGTCGTCGAGTTCGAGGATTCCGCCGACCTCACACCGACCTCTCGCATCGCCGACAGGGTCGACAGGATCACCGCGGTGCGCGCCAGGCTGGTGCGGGTCGCGGAGCGCTCCCAGGCCACCGTGATCGACGCGTTGCGGGGAGCCGGGGCCGAGTTCGAGGGATTCTGGCTCCGCAACGAGTTGGTCTTCGAAGGGACCAGAGCGCTGGCAGACTCCATCGCCGGGATCGACGGCGTCGCCCGAGTGCGCCATGAGCGTCTCTACCCGCGGCTGCGGCCCGTCGCCATCTCGAAGGCGGCCGCAACACCCGAGTGGGGGATCGAGAAGATCGGCGCAGACGAGGCGTGGGCCGAGGGCATTCTCGGACAGGGTGTCGTCGTCGGCGGTATCGACGGCGGCGTCGAGCACACCCACTCCGCCCTGGTGGACAACTACCGCGGCAACCTCGGTGGGGGGACGTTCGACCACAACTACAACTGGTGGGACCCGACCGGGCTGTGCGGTCCAGTGCCATGCCCCGATCCCGACGGGCACGGAACCCACACGATGGGTACCGCCGTCGGTGGTGACGGACCGGGGCCGTACGTCATGGACGTCGGCGTTGCTCCCGGCGCCACCTGGATCGCCGCCAAGGGATGCGAGGACTTCTCCTGCTCCGAGTCTGCCCTGCTCTCGTCCGGGCAGTTCATGCTCGCCCCGACCGACCTGACCGGGGCAAACCCCGATCCGTCGAGGGCCCCGAACATCGTGAACAACTCATGGTCGGGAGGACCGGGCGACCCGTTCTACCAGGACATCGTCGATGCGTGGGTCGCAGCAGGCATCGTCCCGGTCTTCGCCTCCGGGAACCCGGGGCCCGACTGCGAACAGGGAGGGTCGCCGGGCGACTACAACAACGTCGTCAGCGCCGGCGCCACCGACATCGACGACCTGATCGCCGACTTCTCGGGCCGCGGGCCCTCGGCGTTCGGAAAGGTCAACCCGAACGTGACCGCACCGGGAGTCGACGTCGTGTCCTCCGTCCCAGGCGACGGATTCGCATCGTTCTCGGGCACGTCGATGGCGGCGCCGCACACGACGGGGACCCTGGCGTTGATCATGAGCGCCAATCCCACGTTGAAAGCCGACACGGCAACGGCGATCGACATCCTCGAGTCGACGGCGCACGACATCCTCGACGACACCTGCGGCGGGGACCCGAGTGGGGACCCGAACAACGTCTACGGCGATGGCCGGATCGACGCCGCGCTGGCGTCGCTCGTGGCGCGCGACGGCGGCACGCTCACCGGGACGGTGACCGACTCGGCCACCTCGCAGCCCATCGAGCACGCCACGATCACGATCGACGACGGCAGCCTCGTCTCCGGCTTACCGACGGACGAGGACGGGCGGTTCACCGTCCTGCTCCCCGAGGGCACATATGACCTCACAGTCGAAGCGTTCGGCTACCTGTCGGCGACGGTCACCGGAGTGGCCGTCGTCAAGGACGAGACGACGACCGTGGACGTTGCCCTCGACGCAGCTCCCCGGTTCACCGTCTCCGGCACGGTGACGCGCCGCGGCGGGGCACCCCTTGCAGGCATCGACGTCAGCGTCACCGGGACGCCCCTCGATCCTGTGGTGACCGACTCGGGCGGGAGCTTCTCGTTCGAGCTCCCGGCCGGCTCGTACGAGATCGTGGCCCATGTGATCGGCTGCGATGCGGCGGATCCTGCAACCGTCGACGTGGCCGGACCGGGCACGCCTCCGGTGTCGATCGTCGTGCAGCCGAAGCTCGACCTGTTCGGGCACGGCTGCGAGGAGATCGCATTCCAGTGGGTCGACGCTCAGAATCAGACGGCGCTCTTCGGCGACGACTCGTTCGGGAGGCTCCGCCTCCCCTTCGAGGTCGAGTACTACGGTCAGACGTACGACACGCTCTACGTCGACACGAACGGCTACGTGGCCCTGCTCAACCCGTTCTTCAGCGACTTCTTCCACAGGCCGATCCCGGACGGATTCGACCCGAGCGCGGCGGCGTATGTCTTGTGGACGGACCTGCTCATCGACGGTGACGCTTCGATCGACTACCAGTTCCTGACGAGCGGCGACGTAGACGGCGTCGTCGTCGAGTGGGAGAACGTCAGCCTGCTTTCGGGCGAGGGACCCGGCAGCTTCGAGATCAAGCTGTGGGAGAACGGCGTGATCGACATGCTGTACGGAGACGGCGTCGACGTCCTCGGCAACGGGAGCAATGCCACGATCGGCATCGAGGACGACACGTCGACCGACGCCCTCGAGTACAGCTTCAACTCTGCAAGCGTGTCGCCCGGGATGGCTCTGCGCTATCGAGTCGTCACCGACGCCAAGCTCGTCGGCACGGTCACCAACGTGAACAACGGCAAGCCGGTCGCCGGCGCCAGCATCACGACCAACCCTGGTGGACGCCACACGACGACGGAGGCGAACGGGACGTACGAGCTGAACATGCTCTCGGGCGACTACACGGTCGATGCGAGCGCACCGCTCTACGGAACGGCGTCGGCAGCCGTCACGCTGCCGCCGGACTCGGTCGTCGACGTCTCGTTCGAGCTCGACGCGGCACGGGCGAGGATCCGGCCGCGTTCGATCGAAGCGACTGCAGGACCGAACGAGAGGGTGAAGGCGAAGGTGCGCGTGAAGAACACCGGAACCCTTCCCCTCGACTGGACGGCGACCGACAGCGCCGATCCCGCAGGGTCTCGCCTTGCCAGACTGCTGTCATCGGGAATCCGGGTGAGCCCGGTGCAATGGGGCAGGTCGAACCTGCGGCCTTCCGGGCCGCTGCCGAAGCTCGACACGACCGGGATGGTCCGCACCATCATCGCCGAGGACCCGGCCGGTGATGCTCTCGAACCACCCGACGTGACGCTGCTCGACGCGGCATTCACGGACACCGACATCGTCATGACGATGCAGATGGTCGACCCGGTCGGCGAGTTCGCAGGGTACGTCCTCATCGATGCCGACCAGGACCCGACGACCGGAGTTCCCGGCGAGGAGTTCTTCGGGCTGCCTGAGCAGGAAATCGGCGCCGAGTACCTCATCGACCTCTTCGCAGTCGGTGAAGGCGTCGTGTTCCTCGTCGACCTCATCACGTTCGAGCTCATCGCGGAAGGCCCGGCGAACGTCGACGGGACGACCGTCGAGTTCGCGGTACCGACCGGAGCATTCGTCGCACCTACCGGCACGATGAACGTGGCGGGCGTCATCGGCAACTTCTTCGGTCCGACCGACTGGATCCCGGACGTCGGGAACGCCCAGCTGCCGCTGGCGGGATTCGACGCCAAGTGGATCAAGGTGAAGCCGGCCGCGGGATCTGTGGCGGTGGGCGAGCGCCAGAAGGTGAAGGTGATCCTCAAGTCGAAGACCCTCTCCCCAGGCGAGTATCACGGCATCGTCACCTTCCGCAGCAACGACCCGTTCAAGTCGCGGATCGAGCTTCGCGTCACGTTCGTCGTGACGGGGCCTGCCCCCGTCGCCGATCCGGGCAGGTGA
- a CDS encoding toxin-antitoxin system HicB family antitoxin has translation MDLTGVIAQVEAAATAQLDLASGDPAVEEAGAAILAALGPALRQAAIQLAELAAIEVAAQLESMSIDVVIRDGEPSLVVRSTEPAAPFSGDDLEARITVRLPERLKMELEEAAGELGDSVNAYVIKRLATSSGVKRRGNRVTKTFRT, from the coding sequence ATGGACCTCACGGGTGTCATCGCGCAGGTCGAAGCCGCCGCCACCGCCCAGCTCGACTTGGCGTCAGGCGACCCTGCCGTCGAGGAGGCCGGGGCCGCCATCCTCGCCGCACTCGGCCCGGCGCTGCGCCAGGCAGCAATCCAACTGGCCGAGCTGGCGGCGATCGAGGTTGCGGCGCAGCTCGAGAGCATGTCGATCGACGTGGTGATCCGAGATGGCGAGCCGAGCCTCGTCGTACGGAGCACCGAGCCCGCCGCCCCATTCTCGGGCGACGACCTCGAGGCCCGCATCACGGTGAGGCTTCCCGAGCGGCTCAAGATGGAGCTCGAAGAGGCTGCGGGCGAGCTCGGTGACTCTGTCAACGCCTACGTCATCAAGCGTTTGGCAACGAGCTCTGGCGTGAAGCGACGCGGCAACCGCGTCACCAAGACGTTCAGGACATGA
- the udk gene encoding uridine kinase encodes MDSTPIRDWPLDGVDRPFVIGIAGGSGSGKTTIAEVVVESVGSGDVVLIPHDAYYRHAPHLPFDERTKVNYDHPDSLETELLIHHVEELRAGNGIDRPVYDFAEHLRTAGTIRIEPKPVVLIEGILVLAEPELRKVMDLKIYIDTDADLRVLRRLGRDLIERGRTVESVTKQYLATVRPMHLQFVEPSKRYADIIVPEGYNEGAVGTVTSMIRDVLAGRSVRAPVTPRGDRPPE; translated from the coding sequence ATGGACAGCACACCGATCCGCGACTGGCCGCTCGATGGTGTCGACCGCCCGTTCGTGATCGGGATTGCGGGCGGCTCGGGATCCGGCAAGACGACGATCGCCGAGGTCGTCGTCGAGAGCGTCGGCTCGGGCGACGTCGTGCTCATCCCGCACGATGCGTACTACCGCCACGCCCCACACCTGCCGTTCGACGAGCGGACCAAGGTCAACTACGACCACCCGGACTCCCTCGAGACCGAGCTGCTCATCCACCACGTGGAGGAGCTGCGAGCGGGGAACGGCATCGACAGGCCGGTCTACGACTTCGCCGAGCACCTGCGGACGGCCGGCACGATCCGCATCGAGCCCAAGCCGGTCGTGCTGATCGAGGGGATCCTCGTGCTCGCCGAGCCGGAGCTCCGCAAGGTCATGGACCTCAAGATCTACATCGACACCGACGCCGACCTGCGTGTCCTGCGCAGGCTCGGGCGCGACCTCATCGAGCGGGGTCGCACCGTCGAGTCGGTGACCAAGCAGTACCTGGCGACCGTGCGGCCGATGCATCTGCAGTTCGTCGAACCTTCGAAGCGCTACGCCGACATCATCGTGCCGGAGGGTTACAACGAGGGCGCCGTCGGCACCGTCACGTCGATGATTCGCGACGTTCTCGCCGGGCGCTCAGTTCGGGCTCCAGTGACGCCACGAGGCGATCGACCACCGGAATGA
- a CDS encoding thiamine diphosphokinase yields the protein MEAQAPNDHHGISQATSPVALVLVGGDRADGRLRARLPELAAVIAADSGLAQARVLGVAPTVVIGDMDSVDPTMLEEAASAGAEIERHPADKDATDIELALDRALQMECRSVIVVGGYGGRVDHLLGNALVLTAERFSTIDVEWWVAGTRIRVARQEVPVHIEGTAGDTVSLLAAAGDAHGVTTTGLRWSLENETLEAGSTRGISNELMGTAASVRVRRGVLLVVHGGRE from the coding sequence GTGGAAGCGCAAGCGCCGAACGATCACCATGGCATCTCGCAGGCCACCTCGCCGGTCGCCCTCGTGCTCGTGGGAGGCGACAGGGCGGACGGGCGGCTCAGGGCGCGGCTCCCGGAGCTGGCCGCGGTGATCGCAGCGGACTCGGGGCTCGCCCAGGCGCGTGTCCTCGGCGTCGCCCCGACGGTCGTGATCGGCGACATGGACTCCGTCGACCCGACCATGCTGGAAGAGGCGGCGTCGGCAGGAGCCGAGATCGAGCGCCACCCGGCCGACAAGGACGCCACGGACATCGAGCTCGCTCTCGACCGAGCACTGCAGATGGAGTGCCGATCGGTCATCGTCGTCGGGGGCTACGGCGGCCGGGTCGACCACCTGCTCGGCAACGCCCTCGTGCTGACGGCCGAGCGCTTCTCGACGATCGATGTGGAATGGTGGGTCGCCGGGACCAGGATCCGGGTGGCGAGGCAGGAGGTGCCGGTGCACATCGAAGGAACGGCCGGCGACACCGTCTCGCTCCTGGCGGCTGCGGGTGACGCACACGGGGTGACCACGACAGGGCTGCGGTGGTCCCTCGAGAACGAGACCCTGGAGGCGGGATCGACGAGAGGCATCAGCAACGAGCTGATGGGGACCGCCGCCTCCGTTCGAGTGAGACGAGGGGTGCTCCTGGTCGTGCATGGAGGCCGAGAATGA